In the genome of Streptomyces collinus, one region contains:
- the orn gene encoding oligoribonuclease, with protein MNDRMVWIDCEMTGLSLSDDALIEVAALVTDSELNVLGEGVDIVIRPPEQALETMPDVVRQMHTASGLLDELAAGTTLKDAEDQVLTYVREFVKEPGKAPLCGNSVGTDRGFLLRDMPALESYLHYRIVDVSSVKELARRWYPRAYFNSPKKNGNHRALADIRESIAELRYYREAVFVPQPGPDSDTAKTIAAKHVLPAQ; from the coding sequence ATGAACGATCGCATGGTGTGGATCGACTGCGAGATGACCGGCCTCTCGCTGTCGGACGACGCGCTCATCGAGGTGGCCGCCCTCGTGACCGACTCCGAGCTGAACGTGCTCGGCGAGGGCGTGGACATCGTCATCCGGCCGCCGGAGCAGGCGCTGGAGACGATGCCGGACGTGGTGCGTCAGATGCACACCGCCTCCGGGCTGCTCGACGAGCTGGCCGCCGGGACCACCCTCAAGGACGCCGAGGACCAGGTCCTGACGTACGTGAGGGAGTTCGTCAAGGAGCCGGGCAAGGCGCCGCTGTGCGGGAACTCCGTCGGCACGGACCGCGGCTTCCTGCTGCGCGACATGCCGGCCCTGGAGAGCTACCTCCACTACCGGATCGTCGATGTGTCGTCGGTCAAGGAGCTGGCCCGCCGCTGGTACCCGCGGGCGTACTTCAACAGCCCGAAGAAGAACGGCAACCACCGTGCGCTCGCCGACATCCGCGAGTCGATCGCGGAGCTGCGGTACTACCGCGAGGCCGTGTTCGTCCCGCAGCCCGGGCCCGACTCGGACACCGCGAAGACGATCGCGGCGAAGCACGTTCTGCCTGCTCAGTAA
- a CDS encoding MFS transporter produces MDGRRPEWRACVLSGAVFAVCMAGTTLPTPLYPLYQDKFGFSELTVTVVYALYAFAVIGVLLLVGNASDAVGRRPVLLCGLGLAALSAVCFLCATGLGWLYAGRLLSGLSAGLFTGAATAYVMELAPEGGASRATFVATAANMGGLGCGPLLSGLLAQYAAWPLYLPFITHIALVAVSAAVLLRLAETVRERQPLRTVRPQRPALPPQVRAVFGPAATASFVGFALFGVFTSVSPAFLTESLHVDDHAVSGLIVALAFFSSTAGQLAVGRVGVRHSLPLGCAGLLAGLALLAGALRWDQMSLLIASALVGGVGQGLAFRGALADVAAASPGHRRAAVISTLFVVAYTGISVPVIGVGLLTGPIGLEGAGLVFIGCMAALVVTAAVYLLRRPEPARV; encoded by the coding sequence ATGGACGGTCGACGCCCGGAATGGCGCGCGTGTGTGCTCAGCGGGGCGGTGTTCGCCGTCTGCATGGCCGGCACCACACTGCCGACACCCCTCTACCCCCTCTACCAGGACAAGTTCGGCTTCTCCGAGCTGACGGTCACCGTGGTGTACGCCCTCTACGCCTTCGCCGTCATCGGTGTGCTGCTGCTGGTCGGCAACGCCTCGGACGCCGTGGGCAGGCGCCCGGTGCTGCTGTGCGGCCTGGGCTTGGCGGCGCTGAGCGCCGTCTGTTTCCTGTGCGCCACCGGCCTCGGCTGGCTCTACGCGGGGCGGCTGCTGTCGGGACTGTCCGCCGGTCTGTTCACCGGCGCCGCCACGGCGTACGTGATGGAGCTGGCGCCCGAGGGCGGCGCCTCCCGGGCCACGTTCGTGGCGACGGCCGCCAACATGGGCGGGCTGGGCTGCGGTCCCCTGCTCTCCGGGCTGCTCGCGCAGTACGCCGCATGGCCGCTGTACCTGCCGTTCATCACCCATATCGCCCTGGTGGCCGTCTCGGCCGCGGTGTTGCTGCGGCTCGCGGAGACGGTGAGGGAGCGGCAACCGCTGCGCACCGTGCGCCCGCAGCGCCCCGCGCTGCCCCCGCAGGTGCGCGCGGTGTTCGGCCCCGCCGCCACGGCCTCCTTCGTCGGGTTCGCCCTGTTCGGGGTGTTCACCTCGGTCAGCCCCGCCTTCCTCACGGAGTCCCTGCACGTGGACGACCACGCCGTGAGCGGGCTGATCGTCGCGCTGGCCTTCTTCTCCTCGACGGCCGGGCAACTGGCGGTCGGCCGGGTCGGTGTACGGCACTCCCTCCCGCTGGGCTGCGCCGGGCTCCTCGCCGGACTGGCGCTGCTCGCCGGCGCGCTGCGGTGGGACCAGATGTCGCTGCTGATCGCCAGCGCGCTCGTCGGCGGAGTCGGCCAGGGGCTGGCGTTTCGCGGTGCCCTCGCCGACGTGGCCGCGGCCTCCCCCGGGCACCGGCGCGCCGCCGTGATCTCGACCCTGTTCGTCGTCGCCTACACGGGCATCTCCGTGCCCGTGATCGGCGTCGGCCTCCTGACCGGTCCGATCGGCCTGGAGGGCGCGGGGCTGGTGTTCATCGGCTGCATGGCCGCCCTGGTCGTGACGGCGGCGGTGTATCTGCTGCGGCGGCCGGAACCGGCTCGGGTTTGA
- a CDS encoding NUDIX hydrolase, giving the protein MREPVERVDEQDRVLGVVDRDEAIRNGWPHRIATTVCRDPQGRVLVHRRPEHVSRFPGHYDWLIGGAAEVGESYEEAAARELAEELGVRTRVRFVFKFLCRGAISPYWLGVHEAVVAEPLTPDPSAIAWHGWVGEAELGEALRTKLFVPDGVEALRRRPGLSAPSAARRQPTPPPP; this is encoded by the coding sequence ATGCGTGAGCCGGTGGAACGGGTCGACGAGCAGGACCGGGTACTCGGGGTGGTCGACCGGGACGAGGCGATCCGCAACGGCTGGCCGCACCGGATCGCGACCACCGTGTGCCGTGACCCGCAGGGGCGGGTCCTGGTGCATCGCAGGCCGGAGCACGTGTCGCGGTTTCCGGGGCACTACGACTGGCTGATCGGCGGGGCCGCGGAGGTCGGCGAGTCGTACGAGGAGGCGGCGGCCCGGGAACTGGCCGAGGAACTGGGCGTCCGGACGCGGGTGCGGTTCGTCTTCAAGTTCCTCTGCCGAGGGGCGATCAGCCCCTACTGGCTCGGCGTGCACGAGGCCGTCGTCGCCGAGCCCCTCACCCCCGACCCGTCGGCGATCGCCTGGCACGGCTGGGTCGGCGAGGCGGAGCTCGGGGAGGCACTCCGGACGAAGCTGTTCGTGCCCGACGGCGTGGAGGCCCTGCGGCGCCGCCCCGGCCTCAGCGCACCGAGCGCCGCCAGGCGGCAGCCAACTCCCCCACCCCCGTGA
- a CDS encoding serine/threonine protein kinase encodes MTHHPLLDATEVPATEPYLRTVGAVFRAFREQDSGCVSYGVRLANGERWFVKEATTAAARRSLARAWTFHRAVRHPAVVPQLHRFAVRSGGPAVVMPWCPGEILHHPALHRHGGRAHPAHPLARFRAQPVTPVLRAVDRLLDAHLAVEAAGFVAVDLYDGAFLYDFDAGDLRLIDLDEYRPGPFTLEADRLPGSRRFMAPEEWRRGSRIDGRTTVHALGRAIRLLLDAGDEERAWRGTAEQLAVVDRAVRPDPAERFTGVGELAAAWRRSVR; translated from the coding sequence GTGACGCACCACCCGCTCCTGGACGCCACCGAGGTGCCCGCGACCGAGCCGTACCTGCGGACGGTGGGTGCGGTGTTCCGGGCCTTCCGCGAGCAGGACTCGGGCTGCGTGTCGTACGGGGTCCGGCTGGCGAACGGCGAACGCTGGTTCGTGAAGGAGGCGACGACCGCCGCGGCCCGGCGGTCGCTCGCCCGGGCCTGGACCTTCCACCGCGCGGTACGCCACCCGGCGGTCGTCCCCCAGCTCCACCGCTTCGCCGTCCGCTCCGGCGGGCCGGCGGTCGTGATGCCCTGGTGCCCCGGCGAGATCCTCCACCACCCGGCCCTGCACCGCCACGGCGGCCGCGCACACCCGGCCCATCCCCTGGCCCGCTTCCGCGCCCAGCCGGTCACCCCGGTCCTGCGCGCCGTCGACCGGCTCCTGGACGCCCACCTCGCGGTGGAGGCGGCGGGGTTCGTCGCCGTCGACCTCTACGACGGGGCGTTCCTCTACGACTTCGACGCCGGTGACCTCCGGCTGATCGACCTCGACGAGTACCGCCCGGGCCCGTTCACCCTGGAGGCGGACCGCCTGCCGGGCTCGCGCCGCTTCATGGCGCCGGAGGAATGGCGGCGCGGCTCCCGCATCGACGGCCGTACGACGGTCCACGCCCTGGGCCGCGCCATCCGCCTCCTCCTGGACGCGGGCGACGAGGAACGCGCCTGGCGGGGCACGGCGGAGCAACTGGCCGTGGTGGACCGGGCCGTGCGGCCTGACCCGGCCGAACGGTTCACGGGGGTGGGGGAGTTGGCTGCCGCCTGGCGGCGCTCGGTGCGCTGA